A DNA window from Phoenix dactylifera cultivar Barhee BC4 chromosome 13, palm_55x_up_171113_PBpolish2nd_filt_p, whole genome shotgun sequence contains the following coding sequences:
- the LOC120112939 gene encoding uncharacterized protein LOC120112939 — MGLRQGCPLSPYLFILCADILSRDLQRVSDARVLRRVVADYCAASGQRVNFHKSAVHFSPSTESRVRQEIRGILQIPQQEETLTYLGVPITGRRLRVAECSYLVQRVESRLEGWRAASLSMMERLTLIRSVLGSMPVYLMANTVVPKTTLLRVERLLRCFLWGSYGGGHGVHLVAWEHVCRPTSEGSLGVQSLLERCELFIARHAAQFLLEPHGLWSQVMAARYGRGGSEAARRARRVSFMWREIGRYLPTVSANTRWLIGDGRSIDVTADPWVDTVPLRCWPTMIDAEAVEGLRVFDLLAPGESAWEDARLCQLFGGCLAERIRSLPVPGCGGLMSGFGAPLAGPVSVWETSLMLSCRSMSRGRTTLGSGGLGFTRGRHSSYGRWHGTASRREQC; from the exons TTGTGCTGACATTTTGTCACGTGATTTGCAGAGG GTTTCTGATGCACGGGTCCTTCGGAGGGTAGTGGCGGACTATTGCGCGGCGTCAGGTCAGAGAGTTAATTTCCACAAGTCAGCAGTCCACTTCAGCCCGAGCACGGAGAGCAGGGTCAGACAGGAGATCCGAGGGATTCTACAGATACCTCAGCAGGAGGAGACATTGACCTACCTGGGAGTTCCTATCACAGGCCGCAGACTGCGGGTGGCAGAGTGCTCCTACCTAGTGCAGCGGGTGGAGAGCAGGTTGGAGGGATGGAGAGCGGCCTCCCTGTCTATGATGGAGAGACTGACTTTGATCAGATCAGTGTTGGGGTCCATGCCAGTATACCTCATGGCCAACACCGTGGTTCCGAAGACGACCTTGCTGAGGGTCGAGCGACTGCTGCGGTGTTTCCTGTGGGGGTCATACGGCGGAGGCCACGGGGTGCACTTGGTGGCCTGGGAGCATGTCTGCCGGCCTACCAGTGAGGGCAGCCTCGGGGTGCAGTCCCTACTGGAGCGGTGCGAGCTTTTCATTGCTCGGCATGCAGCTCAGTTCTTGTTAGAGCCACACGGGctgtggagtcaggtgatggcggCCAGATATGGGCGTGGGGGCTCAGAGGCGGCACGGAGAGCGCGACGagtctccttcatgtggcgtgagattgggaggtatttgCCGACGGTGTCAGCAAATACCAGGTGGCTGATTGGCGATGGGCGGAGTATTGATGTGACTGCGGACCCATGGGTGGATACTGTTCCACTGAGGTGCTGGCCGACCATGATCGATGCTGAGGCAGTGGAGGGGTTGCGGGTCTTCGATCTTCTTGCCCCAGGAGAGTCAGCATGGGAGGACGCTAGGCTATGTCAGCTGTTCGGAGGATGCCTAGCTGAGAGGATCCGGTCCCTTCCGGTGCCAGGTTGCGGGGGCCTGATGTCAGGGTTTGGGGCACCTCTTGCCGGTCCAGTGTCAGTCTGGGAGACCTCGCTGATGTTATCCTGCAGAAGCATGAGCCGGGGCAGGACTACACTTGGATCTGGAGGTCTGGGCTTCACCCGAGGGCGTCactcttcttatggaaggtggcatgggacTGCCTCCCGACGAGAGCAGTGCTGA